The following coding sequences lie in one Streptomyces xiamenensis genomic window:
- a CDS encoding bifunctional serine/threonine-protein kinase/glutamate ABC transporter substrate-binding protein, translating to MHGNETGAGSGDAEETRRLRHEPDPDTYKLPGRTRPDQPEPVETPTTATQPLPPPGPYPVIAGRYQLRRQLGRGGMGVVWEAMDTRLGRPVAVKGVLLRGGIDPSTQAELVERARREAQAIARIGHQNVIAVHDIIEGAAEMVEAEDGTGAEGEVWIVMELLDPRSLADILREEDRLPVHRAARIALQVLRGLRAVHAAGVLHRDVKPHNILFRRGGRALLMDFGIATFEGAAQVTRSHSVIGTPRYLAPELGHFSPGPERRASQASDLWSLGVTLYEMVEGRPPFGGLDALEIQQAALNSPTPPMRYAGPLAPLIEGLLRKLPRHRISAQEAEDGLRRIAREEPPAIPGPPKEPPPELPPPVGSRRRWAPAAAIALVLALLAGGGWLLWGPGGGGGLSHTSPTIQGAETRGLLRIGVKSGQPGMSELVDGEWRGFDIEFAKLIATDLGFDPDTEVQFVPVSSVNREKLLGQRQLDLVVATYSITPERQAEGVTFAGPYFITGQTMLMRQGMYEDVSGPADFPQGTRVCTGDNSTSVGALEQDWPGRFVVDTRSDYDTCVNLLLDRTYDAVITDDLILAGFQAQHPDELEMLPRSFTTERYGVGLQSDEGALRDTVCGVIRDVIRDGRWQQLYQNELQDLLGGESRDSPSLQDLERCEDG from the coding sequence ATGCACGGCAACGAAACGGGGGCGGGAAGCGGCGACGCCGAAGAGACCAGACGGCTGCGCCACGAGCCCGACCCCGACACGTACAAGCTGCCCGGCCGAACCCGGCCGGACCAGCCGGAACCCGTCGAGACCCCCACCACCGCCACCCAGCCCCTGCCACCACCCGGCCCGTACCCGGTGATCGCCGGCCGCTACCAGCTGCGCAGACAGCTCGGCCGCGGCGGGATGGGCGTGGTGTGGGAGGCCATGGACACCCGGCTGGGGCGGCCGGTCGCGGTCAAGGGCGTGCTGCTGCGCGGCGGTATCGACCCGTCCACCCAGGCCGAGCTGGTCGAACGCGCCCGCCGCGAGGCCCAGGCCATCGCCCGCATCGGCCACCAGAACGTCATCGCCGTCCACGACATCATCGAGGGCGCGGCCGAGATGGTGGAGGCGGAGGACGGCACCGGCGCCGAGGGCGAGGTGTGGATCGTCATGGAACTGCTCGACCCCCGCTCGCTCGCCGACATCCTGCGCGAGGAGGACCGCCTCCCGGTGCACCGCGCGGCCCGGATCGCGCTCCAGGTGCTGCGCGGCCTGCGCGCCGTACACGCGGCCGGAGTGCTGCACCGCGACGTCAAACCGCACAACATCCTCTTCCGGCGGGGCGGCAGGGCGCTGCTGATGGACTTCGGCATAGCCACCTTCGAGGGGGCGGCCCAGGTCACCCGCTCGCACTCGGTCATCGGCACGCCGCGCTATCTCGCCCCCGAACTGGGCCACTTCTCGCCCGGGCCCGAACGCAGGGCCTCACAGGCCTCCGACCTGTGGTCGCTGGGCGTCACGCTGTACGAAATGGTGGAGGGCCGACCGCCGTTCGGCGGCCTGGACGCCCTGGAGATCCAGCAGGCGGCGCTCAACTCCCCGACCCCGCCCATGCGGTACGCGGGTCCGCTGGCACCGCTGATCGAGGGCCTGCTGCGCAAGCTGCCCCGGCACCGGATATCGGCGCAGGAGGCGGAGGACGGGCTGCGCCGGATCGCCCGCGAGGAACCGCCCGCGATCCCCGGACCGCCGAAGGAGCCGCCACCGGAACTCCCGCCGCCGGTGGGCTCCCGCCGCCGGTGGGCGCCGGCCGCGGCGATCGCCCTGGTCCTCGCGCTGCTGGCGGGCGGCGGCTGGCTGCTGTGGGGCCCCGGAGGCGGGGGCGGGCTGTCCCACACCTCGCCCACCATCCAGGGCGCGGAGACCCGGGGTCTGCTGCGGATCGGCGTGAAGTCGGGGCAGCCCGGTATGAGCGAGCTGGTCGACGGCGAATGGCGCGGCTTCGACATCGAGTTCGCCAAACTGATCGCCACGGACCTGGGCTTCGACCCGGACACCGAGGTGCAGTTCGTGCCCGTGTCGAGCGTGAACCGGGAGAAGCTGCTGGGCCAGCGGCAGCTGGACCTGGTCGTCGCCACGTACAGCATCACGCCCGAACGCCAGGCGGAGGGCGTCACGTTCGCCGGCCCGTACTTCATCACCGGCCAGACGATGCTCATGCGACAGGGCATGTACGAGGACGTCTCGGGTCCGGCGGACTTCCCGCAGGGCACCCGGGTGTGCACCGGCGACAACTCGACATCGGTGGGCGCCCTGGAACAGGACTGGCCGGGGAGGTTCGTGGTGGACACCCGGTCGGACTACGACACGTGTGTGAACCTGCTCCTGGACCGCACCTACGACGCGGTGATCACGGACGATCTCATCCTGGCCGGATTCCAGGCCCAGCACCCGGACGAACTGGAGATGCTCCCCCGCTCCTTCACCACGGAACGCTACGGCGTCGGCCTCCAGTCCGACGAGGGCGCACTGCGCGACACGGTGTGCGGGGTGATCCGCGACGTGATCCGGGACGGGCGCTGGCAGCAGCTCTACCAGAACGAATTGCAGGACCTCCTGGGCGGCGAATCCCGCGACAGCCCGTCCCTCCAGGACCTGGAGCGGTGCGAGGACGGTTAG
- a CDS encoding class I SAM-dependent methyltransferase, with amino-acid sequence MATSEEATAAAARDAYGAMSGRYLEFVQEQFPRQAYDLALLSVFADLVRDAGPVADIGCGPGHVTAHLDGLGVRAFGVDLTPEFIALARAAYPGLRFETGTMLDLRSHVPAGGSLAGVLGWYSLIHLPPAQVPRALAEFHRVLAPGGQLLLGFQSTAAGAAPEPVPFDHKVTPGWLWPVDTFADALTAAGFTVGLRSLREPGADSRRHQGYLLAVREG; translated from the coding sequence ATGGCCACCTCAGAAGAAGCCACCGCCGCCGCCGCCCGGGACGCCTACGGGGCGATGTCCGGCCGCTACCTGGAGTTCGTCCAGGAGCAGTTCCCCCGGCAGGCGTACGACCTCGCCCTGCTCTCCGTCTTCGCCGATCTGGTCCGGGACGCCGGTCCGGTGGCCGACATCGGGTGCGGGCCCGGTCATGTGACGGCGCATCTGGACGGGCTCGGCGTCCGCGCCTTCGGGGTCGACCTGACCCCGGAGTTCATCGCGCTGGCCCGCGCCGCGTACCCGGGGCTGCGGTTCGAGACCGGCACCATGCTGGACCTGCGCTCGCACGTTCCCGCGGGAGGTTCGCTGGCCGGCGTGCTGGGCTGGTACTCGCTCATCCACCTCCCGCCCGCGCAGGTGCCGCGCGCGCTGGCCGAGTTCCACCGGGTGCTGGCCCCGGGCGGGCAGCTGCTGCTGGGCTTCCAGTCCACGGCGGCCGGTGCGGCGCCCGAGCCGGTGCCCTTCGATCACAAGGTGACGCCCGGCTGGCTGTGGCCGGTGGACACCTTCGCGGACGCGCTGACCGCCGCCGGGTTCACCGTCGGCCTGCGTTCGCTGCGCGAGCCCGGTGCCGACTCCCGCCGCCACCAGGGCTATCTGCTGGCGGTCAGGGAAGGCTGA
- a CDS encoding GNAT family N-acetyltransferase, translated as MEPHQIWPLYGLRLTTPRLELRLPGLEELAELAAVAGNGVHEDGAMPFSFPWSDAAPQQRARATFQHLLGTVAAWRPEAWALSLAVRHEGRVIGRQDLMATDFAVTGEAETGSWLGLPHQGRGLGTEMRAAALHLAFEGLGARSMTSAAMTDNPRSLGVSRRLGYRDDGITTASVQGRPRTLQRLRVDRADWQAHRTVPVTVHGLTDGCRELFGLSLP; from the coding sequence GGAACCGCACCAGATCTGGCCGCTGTACGGCCTGCGCCTGACCACCCCCCGCCTTGAACTGCGCCTGCCCGGCCTGGAGGAGCTGGCCGAGCTCGCGGCCGTGGCGGGGAACGGGGTGCACGAGGACGGCGCCATGCCGTTCAGCTTCCCCTGGAGCGACGCCGCCCCGCAGCAGCGGGCGCGCGCCACCTTCCAGCATCTGCTGGGCACCGTCGCCGCCTGGCGCCCGGAGGCGTGGGCGCTGAGCCTGGCGGTACGGCACGAGGGCCGCGTCATCGGCCGCCAGGACCTCATGGCCACCGACTTCGCGGTGACCGGGGAGGCCGAGACCGGCTCCTGGCTGGGCCTGCCGCACCAGGGCCGGGGCCTGGGCACCGAGATGCGGGCGGCGGCTCTGCACCTGGCCTTCGAGGGTCTGGGCGCGCGCTCGATGACCTCCGCGGCGATGACCGACAACCCGCGTTCACTCGGCGTCTCGCGCCGGCTCGGCTACCGCGACGACGGCATCACCACCGCGTCCGTGCAGGGCCGCCCGCGTACCCTCCAGAGGCTGCGGGTGGACCGCGCCGACTGGCAGGCGCACCGTACGGTCCCGGTGACGGTGCACGGGCTCACGGACGGCTGCCGGGAGCTGTTCGGCCTCAGCCTTCCCTGA